The DNA sequence CAGTTGGAAGCCGACGTGGGAGAGCAGGAACAGGGCTGCTCCACCGTAGAGGGCGTAGAGGCCCAGGCTCTCCAGATGCGCGGCCGAAGGGTGCAGTTCGTCGTCTTTGATGATCGTCACCACTTTGTGCAACCCAAGGGCGAGCAGCATGATGCCGGCGATCATCGGCAGGTGTAGGTAGCTGTAGGCGTCGCGGGCGTAGGCGACCCGGTGCTGGACGGAGTTCTGGATCAGTGTCCGCTCGGCGGCGATCGCGACGACGTCGAAGTAGATCCAGCCCAATGCGGCGGCGGTGACGATGGTGAAGACGAGGGCCGCGATGAGCGGTCCGGTCATCGGCACGCCGCTGCTGGTCAGGCCAACCGCTATGAGCGACTCGCCAAGGGCGACGAGCACGATGAGGCCATGCCGCTCCGCCCAGTGCCGGGCCGAGATGATGTGCCACCCCCACGACCGAATCACCAGGGCGGGGCCATAGTCGATGATGACGGCAAGCGTCCAGAGTCCGGTCTGGGTTGCGTTGATCAGCCACGGGTCGTGGAACAGTCGCTGCGGCACTACGGCGGCGGAGAACAGGAGGACGGAGGCGACAAACAGTGGCGCGGCGACCAGCAGGACGATGCGCGGCCTCGTGTCTGGAACGGCGTACCAGCGTAGCGCCAGATGCACCAGCCGAACGATCACGAAGCACGCGGCGAACACCACCGGGCCGGAGAAAGCTATGCTCCCGATGTCAGTGAATGCCTGCCGGACCGCTACCGCCATTACAAGAGTGACCACTGCCACGAACAGCAGCGCGATCCGGATCAGCCCGACCCGGGCTTGGAGGCTGTTGCCCAACCAGGCGTAAATGGACCACGTCGACCACAACAGGGCCAGCGCAAGCATCCCGTTCAGCACGCCGTGGGCGGTGAAGTCGTCCTCCATCAACGCGACGACCTGGATGAACGCGAGGACGAACACCAGATCGAAGAAGAGTTCCACGCTGGTTACGCCGACGCCCTCGCGTAGCGGTCGAATGCCGCGCGGCGAGGGCGCTGACCCGCCATCGGACGCACCGTTGTCCTCACTGACCACAGAGCAGAGTGTGGCAGCCGG is a window from the Polymorphospora rubra genome containing:
- a CDS encoding low temperature requirement protein A, with protein sequence MVSEDNGASDGGSAPSPRGIRPLREGVGVTSVELFFDLVFVLAFIQVVALMEDDFTAHGVLNGMLALALLWSTWSIYAWLGNSLQARVGLIRIALLFVAVVTLVMAVAVRQAFTDIGSIAFSGPVVFAACFVIVRLVHLALRWYAVPDTRPRIVLLVAAPLFVASVLLFSAAVVPQRLFHDPWLINATQTGLWTLAVIIDYGPALVIRSWGWHIISARHWAERHGLIVLVALGESLIAVGLTSSGVPMTGPLIAALVFTIVTAAALGWIYFDVVAIAAERTLIQNSVQHRVAYARDAYSYLHLPMIAGIMLLALGLHKVVTIIKDDELHPSAAHLESLGLYALYGGAALFLLSHVGFQLRITRLLRRIIWPRLIIAVLLVALIPAADQLPAVVALGLLAAVCVSLVITEVLVAGGRRKELREAALAEDLRPEGP